The genomic window GCGTCGTCGATCGTTTCCGCCTTGGCCGCGGCATCAAGATCCAGGGCGTCGACGGCCTGATGATCCGCTACGCCCAGTGCTGCCAACCGGTCCCGGGCGACGAAGTGGTGGGGTACGTCACGCAGGGCCGCGGCATCTCGATCCACCGCGCCGACTGCCCCAACCTCCTCACGCTGGGCGGCGAGGGACGCCGGGTCGAGATCGACTGGCAGGAGCAGAGCGGCGAGACCTTCGCGGTGCGGCTCGTCGTCACCGGCGAGGACCGTCGCGGCCTCTACGCCGACGTGATGCAGGCGATCTCGCAGACCGGCACCAACATTCGTGGCGCCGACCTCCACTCGAAGGACGGCTCGGTCTTCGGCACGATCTTCGTCGAAGTCGACAACCTGCCGCACCTGGCGAAGGTGCTGAAGGCGATCCGAAGGGTGAAGGGGGTCAGCACCGTCGAGAGGCGGGAGGCTCAAGGGCCGTAGGGGAATGGTGAGGGGTGAGGAGTGAGGGGGAAGTTGTCATCCTGAGCGAAGCCCGCGCAGCGGGCGAAGTCGAAGGACCTCTTTCCGGTGCGCACGGTTAGAGGTCCTTCGACTGCGCAGCCCTTCGGGCTGCTACGCTCAGGATGACACCCGATGGCTCCCCTCACCCCTCACCCCTCACCTCAACACCCCTCACCTCAACACCCCTCACCTTAACACCATCCTCCGACTACTGATCCCCGCACTCCTCCCCACCACCCCATCCGAACTCGCCGGCGGTGCCTTCACGAAGCCCCCGTCGCGGCCAGTGATCCGCAGGATCCCGTCGGCGCCGAAGTCCAGGAAGGCGAAGAGCGGATTGGTGTAGGGATGCATCCCGCCTGACCAGAAGTAGCTGGCTGAGTTGATCGTGAGGCAGGGAATGCCGTCGACGCGTTCGAGGCGATCGACGTGGAGGTGGCCGCTGAGGCAGCAGGCGACTCGGCCCCGCGGATTGGCGCGTGCCGCGGCACGGATCAGGTCAAAGATCTCGCGCTGTTCATCGGGAAGCGCGTTGTCGGCGCCGCCGATGCCGAGCGGCTGGTGCCCGATCAGGACCACGGGCTCGCGCGAGGTGCGCAGCTGCCGGTCGAGCCAGGCGAGCTGTTCGGGGTCGGCGCGATTGAGCTCGCTGCCGGCATTGAAGTAGTTCCCGTTGGCGTAGGGGAGGACCTTGCCGTCCTTTCGGAAGTTGTTCAGGTCGAGCGCCACGAATCGCCAGCCGCCGATGACGGTGGCGTGATAGCGTGATGCCATTCCCCACGCCGCCATCGCCGCCGCCTTGTCGACCTTGTCCATGTCGTGGTTGCCGAGGACGGAGAAGCGGGGCAGCGTGATACTCCTCCACTTCGTCAGCAACTCCTCGGCG from Gemmatimonadota bacterium includes these protein-coding regions:
- a CDS encoding metallophosphoesterase, whose translation is MTLSRRDFLTAAGAAVPLLSVRLPVGAAPRAGARLALITDLHHGLAPDALARFDAFLAAIAQHQDLDAVWQLGDFCYSDAGAEELLTKWRSITLPRFSVLGNHDMDKVDKAAAMAAWGMASRYHATVIGGWRFVALDLNNFRKDGKVLPYANGNYFNAGSELNRADPEQLAWLDRQLRTSREPVVLIGHQPLGIGGADNALPDEQREIFDLIRAAARANPRGRVACCLSGHLHVDRLERVDGIPCLTINSASYFWSGGMHPYTNPLFAFLDFGADGILRITGRDGGFVKAPPASSDGVVGRSAGISSRRMVLR